From a region of the Babylonia areolata isolate BAREFJ2019XMU chromosome 25, ASM4173473v1, whole genome shotgun sequence genome:
- the LOC143299505 gene encoding protein phosphatase 1H-like isoform X2, producing the protein MFAKKVRMLTNLRSRFSKPERYDPEPVSKPHKPNRNEYSRPVFLKLTDDEYRASENHDIRPIILPKSDTALPWNAGYAECVSTRVKQNEDQTAMGEIKLDHRLTPDQQAQCSTQDGTQYMEASVRGMYFGVFDGHGGPGAALMVADQLINHLQEKLVDVQKDLFELALRECKETKQTAAGSEGSAGSAPTTADTPTEPCKLFNCVTFDDLIVGALEAAFHAMDEHIGGEKASFNISGGCCTLVALFLFGKLYVANAGDCRAVAYLADQVIPLSTDFSADQDADRIYDLAHHHPELTNGHFSTSQFCRYVHRSDLGQRLLCRTPYSGGWSRKEVTSADINFPLIHGTQKGSRLMNCIGVSRSLGDYDLTDMYTGLRVKPFLSCTPEVQACSPPGGATGTGGEGP; encoded by the exons ATGTTTGCGAAAAAAGTCAGGATGCTGACGAATCTGCGAAGTCGATTCAGCAAACCAGAACGATATGACCCGGAGCCTGTGTCCAAACCACACAAACCTAACCGGAACGAATACAGCCGACCTGTATTTTTGAAGTTAACAGATGACGAATATCGTGCCTCAGAAAACCACGACATACGGCCCATTATCTTACCCAAAAGTGACACAGCTTTGCCTTGGAATGCTGGTTATGCAGA gtgTGTGTCGACCCGGGTGAAGCAGAATGAGGACCAGACAGCAATGGGGGAGATCAAACTGGACCATCGCCTGACCCCTGACCAGCAGGCCCAGTGCTCCACTCAGGATGGAACTCAG tacaTGGAGGCCAGTGTGCGGGGCATGTACTTTGGAGTGTTTGACGGACATGGGGGTCCTGGGGCAGCACTGATGGTGGCTGACCAGCTCATCAACCACCTACAG GAGAAACTAGTGGACGTGCAGAAAGACCTGTTTGAATTGGCTCTGAGGGAGTGCAAGGAGACAAAACAGACTGCAGCAGGGAGCGAGGGGAGTGCCGGAAGCGCTCCCACTACTGCCGACACTCCAACCGAACCCTGCAAGTTGTTCAACTGTGTGACTTTTGATGACCTCATTGTTGGGGCGTTGGAGGCTGCTTTTCATGCTATG GATGAGCACATTGGAGGAGAGAAGGCGTCGTTCAACATCTCTGGAGGCTGCTGCACTCTGGTGGCACTCTTCCTGTTCGGCAAACTGTACGTGGCCAACGCTGGGGACTGCAG AGCAGTGGCGTACTTAGCGGACCAGGTTATTCCTCTTTCAACAGACTTCAGTGCTGACCAGGATGCTGATAGAATTTATGACTTg GCCCACCACCACCCAGAGCTGACCAACGGCCATTTCTCCACCAGTCAGTTCTGTCGCTATGTGCACAGGAGTGACCTGGGTCAGCGATTGCTGTGCAGAACGCCGTACTCTGGTGGATG GAGCAGGAAGGAGGTGACGTCAGCAGACATCAACTTCCCCCTCATCCACGGCACACAGAAAGGG TCACGGCTGATGAACTGTATCGGGGTGAGCCGCAGTCTGGGCGACTACGACCTGACTGACATGTACACGGGTCTGAGGGTCAAACCCTTCCTGTCCTGCACACCGGAG GTACAAGCATGCAGCCCACCAGGCGGTGCTACAGGCACGGGGGGAGAAGGACCTTGA
- the LOC143299505 gene encoding protein phosphatase 1M-like isoform X1 gives MFAKKVRMLTNLRSRFSKPERYDPEPVSKPHKPNRNEYSRPVFLKLTDDEYRASENHDIRPIILPKSDTALPWNAGYAECVSTRVKQNEDQTAMGEIKLDHRLTPDQQAQCSTQDGTQYMEASVRGMYFGVFDGHGGPGAALMVADQLINHLQEKLVDVQKDLFELALRECKETKQTAAGSEGSAGSAPTTADTPTEPCKLFNCVTFDDLIVGALEAAFHAMDEHIGGEKASFNISGGCCTLVALFLFGKLYVANAGDCRAVAYLADQVIPLSTDFSADQDADRIYDLAHHHPELTNGHFSTSQFCRYVHRSDLGQRLLCRTPYSGGWSRKEVTSADINFPLIHGTQKGSRLMNCIGVSRSLGDYDLTDMYTGLRVKPFLSCTPEVKVLDLRQQTLSDQDVLVMGSDGLWDMIPNHSMGRLVHSALQAHTQGSHKYKHAAHQAVLQARGEKDLDPDQPGWRTEGGHEPSHDDITALVVPLHLTATFTCLTLSPH, from the exons ATGTTTGCGAAAAAAGTCAGGATGCTGACGAATCTGCGAAGTCGATTCAGCAAACCAGAACGATATGACCCGGAGCCTGTGTCCAAACCACACAAACCTAACCGGAACGAATACAGCCGACCTGTATTTTTGAAGTTAACAGATGACGAATATCGTGCCTCAGAAAACCACGACATACGGCCCATTATCTTACCCAAAAGTGACACAGCTTTGCCTTGGAATGCTGGTTATGCAGA gtgTGTGTCGACCCGGGTGAAGCAGAATGAGGACCAGACAGCAATGGGGGAGATCAAACTGGACCATCGCCTGACCCCTGACCAGCAGGCCCAGTGCTCCACTCAGGATGGAACTCAG tacaTGGAGGCCAGTGTGCGGGGCATGTACTTTGGAGTGTTTGACGGACATGGGGGTCCTGGGGCAGCACTGATGGTGGCTGACCAGCTCATCAACCACCTACAG GAGAAACTAGTGGACGTGCAGAAAGACCTGTTTGAATTGGCTCTGAGGGAGTGCAAGGAGACAAAACAGACTGCAGCAGGGAGCGAGGGGAGTGCCGGAAGCGCTCCCACTACTGCCGACACTCCAACCGAACCCTGCAAGTTGTTCAACTGTGTGACTTTTGATGACCTCATTGTTGGGGCGTTGGAGGCTGCTTTTCATGCTATG GATGAGCACATTGGAGGAGAGAAGGCGTCGTTCAACATCTCTGGAGGCTGCTGCACTCTGGTGGCACTCTTCCTGTTCGGCAAACTGTACGTGGCCAACGCTGGGGACTGCAG AGCAGTGGCGTACTTAGCGGACCAGGTTATTCCTCTTTCAACAGACTTCAGTGCTGACCAGGATGCTGATAGAATTTATGACTTg GCCCACCACCACCCAGAGCTGACCAACGGCCATTTCTCCACCAGTCAGTTCTGTCGCTATGTGCACAGGAGTGACCTGGGTCAGCGATTGCTGTGCAGAACGCCGTACTCTGGTGGATG GAGCAGGAAGGAGGTGACGTCAGCAGACATCAACTTCCCCCTCATCCACGGCACACAGAAAGGG TCACGGCTGATGAACTGTATCGGGGTGAGCCGCAGTCTGGGCGACTACGACCTGACTGACATGTACACGGGTCTGAGGGTCAAACCCTTCCTGTCCTGCACACCGGAG gTGAAGGTACTAGACCTGCGACAGCAGACACTGAGCGACCAGGACGTGTTGGTCATGGGGTCTGATGGCCTTTGGGACATGATCCCCAACCACTCCATGGGCCGTCTTGTCCACTCAGCCCTCCAGGCGCACACACAGGGCAGCCACAA GTACAAGCATGCAGCCCACCAGGCGGTGCTACAGGCACGGGGGGAGAAGGACCTTGACCCTGACCAGCCTGGGTGGAGGACGGAGGGGGGACACGAACCCTCCCATGACGACATCACCGCCCTGGTCGTACCACTGCACCTCACGGCCACCTTCACTTGTCTGACCCTTAGTCCTCACTGA